From a single Streptomyces rubradiris genomic region:
- a CDS encoding aldose epimerase family protein: protein MSELFGALSDGTAVHRWTLERGGVRVRVLSYGGIVQSAEVPDRSGRTADVVLGFADLDGYLRHPEPYLGAVIGRYANRIAGGRFPLDGRTHEVTRNEGANSLHGGKRGFDKHVWEVTPVQHGLRLSRVSPDGEEGFPGRLAVTVTYTLTASGALRIGYEAVTDAPTVVNLTNHTYWNLGGAGSGATGGHELRLAASRYTPVDADLIPVGAPADVSGSRLDFRAPRPTGSGYDHNFVLDKGVTGAAEEVAELYDPGSGRTLTVSTTEPGLQLYTGDHLSGPFAPNAGTALETQHFPDSPNRPDFPATVLRPGEVYRSETVYGFGVRG, encoded by the coding sequence ATGAGCGAACTTTTCGGCGCACTTTCCGACGGCACTGCCGTGCACCGGTGGACGCTGGAGCGCGGCGGGGTGCGGGTGCGGGTGCTGTCGTACGGCGGGATCGTGCAGTCGGCCGAGGTCCCGGACCGGTCGGGGCGGACGGCGGACGTGGTGCTGGGCTTCGCGGACCTGGACGGCTATCTGCGGCATCCGGAGCCGTACCTGGGCGCGGTGATCGGCCGGTACGCCAACCGGATCGCGGGCGGCCGGTTCCCCCTGGACGGCCGGACGCATGAGGTGACGCGCAACGAGGGCGCCAACTCGCTGCACGGCGGCAAGCGGGGCTTCGACAAGCACGTGTGGGAGGTGACTCCGGTGCAGCACGGGCTGCGGCTGAGCCGGGTCAGCCCCGACGGCGAGGAGGGGTTCCCGGGGCGGCTGGCGGTGACGGTGACGTACACGCTGACGGCGTCGGGGGCGCTGCGGATCGGCTACGAGGCGGTCACCGACGCGCCGACAGTCGTGAACCTGACCAACCACACGTACTGGAACCTGGGCGGCGCGGGTTCCGGTGCCACGGGCGGGCACGAGCTGCGGCTGGCCGCGTCCCGGTACACGCCGGTGGACGCGGACCTGATCCCGGTGGGGGCGCCGGCCGATGTGTCGGGCTCCCGCCTGGACTTCCGGGCGCCGCGCCCGACTGGCTCCGGATACGACCACAACTTCGTGCTGGACAAGGGCGTGACCGGGGCGGCCGAGGAGGTCGCGGAGCTCTACGACCCCGGCTCCGGCCGCACCCTGACGGTGTCGACGACCGAGCCGGGCCTCCAGCTCTACACCGGCGACCACCTGTCCGGCCCGTTCGCCCCGAACGCCGGCACCGCCCTGGAGACGCAGCACTTCCCGGACTCCCCCAACCGCCCGGACTTTCCCGCCACGGTCCTGCGTCCCGGCGAGGTCTACCGCTCGGAGACGGTGTACGGCTTCGGGGTGCGCGGCTGA
- a CDS encoding zinc-dependent alcohol dehydrogenase codes for MSSQVLVEAPGVHRVEAHTPREPGPGEALVAVHAVGICGSDREVYQGNRPEGYVRYPLVPGHEWSGTVTAVGAGVPGSLAGRKVVGEGFRNCQVCDRCHAGETTLCTAGYEETGFTRPGAMAATLTLPARLLHVLPDDADLTAAALLEPAACVAAAALKANARPGERVAVVGTGTLGMFAVQFLAAGSPAELLVVGTRNDREALARRFGASDFRLRNQELPADFDVVIETAGSASAARTAAALLRRGGRLVLTGIPAPGADGLDPTDLVVRQLEVHTVFGAPPDAWAHTVRVFGAGLLDPLPLVTHEVPLTDFPRAIELVGAGDPAVGKVLLRP; via the coding sequence GTGAGTTCACAGGTCCTCGTCGAGGCCCCGGGCGTGCACCGGGTCGAGGCCCACACACCGCGCGAACCGGGCCCCGGCGAGGCGCTGGTGGCCGTGCACGCGGTCGGCATCTGCGGCAGCGACCGCGAGGTGTACCAGGGCAACCGGCCCGAGGGGTACGTCCGTTACCCGCTCGTCCCCGGGCACGAGTGGTCGGGGACGGTCACCGCGGTGGGGGCCGGGGTACCCGGCTCGCTGGCCGGCCGCAAGGTGGTCGGCGAGGGCTTCCGCAACTGCCAGGTGTGCGACCGCTGTCACGCGGGCGAGACCACACTGTGCACCGCCGGGTACGAGGAGACCGGGTTCACCCGGCCCGGCGCCATGGCGGCCACCCTCACCCTGCCCGCCCGGCTGCTGCACGTACTGCCCGACGACGCCGACCTCACCGCCGCCGCGCTGCTGGAGCCGGCCGCCTGCGTCGCCGCCGCCGCGCTGAAGGCGAACGCCCGGCCGGGCGAGCGGGTCGCGGTGGTCGGCACCGGCACCCTCGGGATGTTCGCCGTGCAGTTCCTCGCGGCCGGCTCGCCGGCCGAGCTGCTGGTCGTGGGCACCCGGAACGACCGGGAGGCGCTGGCCCGGCGGTTCGGGGCGAGCGACTTCCGGCTGCGGAACCAGGAGCTGCCCGCCGACTTCGACGTGGTGATCGAGACCGCCGGGTCCGCCTCCGCCGCGCGGACCGCCGCCGCGCTGCTGCGGCGCGGCGGGCGCCTGGTCCTCACCGGCATCCCCGCGCCGGGCGCGGACGGGCTCGACCCGACCGATCTCGTCGTACGGCAGCTGGAGGTGCACACCGTCTTCGGCGCGCCGCCGGACGCCTGGGCGCACACCGTGCGGGTGTTCGGCGCCGGGCTGCTGGACCCGCTGCCGCTGGTCACGCACGAGGTGCCGCTGACCGACTTCCCCCGGGCCATCGAGCTGGT
- a CDS encoding MarR family winged helix-turn-helix transcriptional regulator — translation MPTPSNARRPDPLALEVVELIGEVVARFYADYEEAAGEHTLTGPQARLLSLLSLEPLPMRKLAQKLKCEPSNVTGIVDRLESRGLVERRPDPADRRVKVAAATERGREVARDLREGLRFAREPLAGLSEEERRSLRDLLRRMLGA, via the coding sequence ATGCCCACCCCATCGAACGCCCGCCGCCCCGACCCCCTCGCCCTGGAGGTCGTCGAGCTGATCGGTGAGGTCGTGGCCCGCTTCTACGCGGACTACGAGGAGGCGGCGGGCGAGCACACCCTGACCGGCCCGCAGGCCCGGCTGCTCAGCCTGCTCTCGCTGGAGCCGCTGCCCATGCGCAAGCTGGCCCAGAAGCTGAAGTGCGAGCCGTCGAACGTCACCGGGATCGTGGACCGGCTGGAGTCCCGGGGGCTGGTGGAGCGCCGCCCCGACCCGGCCGATCGCCGGGTGAAGGTGGCCGCCGCCACCGAGCGGGGCCGCGAGGTGGCCCGGGACCTGCGCGAGGGCCTGCGGTTCGCCCGCGAACCCCTCGCGGGGCTGTCCGAGGAGGAGCGCCGCTCCCTGCGTGACCTGCTGCGCCGCATGCTCGGGGCCTGA
- a CDS encoding mandelate racemase/muconate lactonizing enzyme family protein: MRITGISTHVVGTPWRNLTYVQVHTDEGITGVGETRMLGHTDALIGYLREAEVNHILGSDPFAVEDLVRRMKYGDYGRAGEIVMSGIAVVEMACWDIKGKALGVPVWQLLGGKVTDKVKAYANGWYTTERTPEAYHKAAQGVMERGYKALKIDPFGTGHFELDHQETLYAVSLIEAVRDAIGPDAELMLEMHGRFSPATAVRLAKEMAPFKPAWLEEPVPPENLKALQKVAAKVDMPVATGERIHDRIEFRELFDSQAVDIIQPDVGHIGGIWETRKLAATAETHYMLVAPHNVGGSVLTAASLQVGFTSPNFKILEHFNDFADAEIKKVVKGAPQVNPEDGCFHLSDAPGLGVELDVDAAAEFPQQRAHFDLWAEGWEKRNPKDAR, translated from the coding sequence GTGCGCATCACCGGAATCAGCACACACGTGGTCGGCACGCCGTGGCGCAACCTGACCTATGTCCAGGTGCACACCGACGAGGGGATCACGGGAGTCGGCGAGACCCGGATGCTCGGGCATACGGACGCGCTGATCGGCTATCTGCGGGAGGCCGAGGTCAACCACATCCTCGGCTCGGATCCGTTCGCCGTCGAGGACCTGGTGCGCCGTATGAAGTACGGCGACTACGGCCGCGCCGGCGAGATCGTGATGTCCGGCATCGCGGTGGTCGAGATGGCGTGCTGGGACATCAAGGGCAAGGCGCTGGGTGTGCCGGTGTGGCAGCTGCTCGGCGGGAAGGTCACCGACAAGGTCAAGGCGTACGCCAACGGCTGGTACACCACCGAGCGGACGCCGGAGGCGTACCACAAGGCCGCCCAGGGGGTCATGGAGCGCGGTTACAAGGCGCTGAAGATCGACCCGTTCGGCACCGGCCACTTCGAGCTGGACCACCAGGAGACCCTGTACGCCGTCTCGCTCATCGAGGCCGTGCGGGACGCCATCGGCCCGGACGCGGAGCTGATGCTGGAGATGCACGGCCGCTTCTCCCCCGCCACCGCGGTCCGGCTGGCCAAGGAGATGGCGCCGTTCAAGCCGGCCTGGCTGGAGGAGCCGGTGCCGCCGGAGAACCTGAAGGCGCTTCAGAAGGTCGCCGCCAAGGTCGACATGCCGGTGGCCACCGGCGAGCGCATCCACGACCGCATCGAGTTCCGCGAGCTGTTCGACAGCCAGGCCGTGGACATCATCCAGCCCGACGTCGGCCACATCGGCGGCATCTGGGAGACCCGCAAGCTCGCCGCCACCGCCGAGACCCACTACATGCTGGTCGCCCCGCACAACGTCGGCGGGTCCGTGCTCACCGCCGCCTCCCTCCAGGTCGGCTTCACCTCCCCGAACTTCAAGATCCTCGAACACTTCAACGACTTCGCGGACGCGGAGATCAAGAAGGTGGTCAAGGGCGCGCCGCAGGTGAACCCGGAGGACGGCTGCTTCCACCTCTCCGACGCGCCCGGTCTCGGCGTCGAGCTGGACGTCGACGCGGCGGCCGAGTTCCCGCAGCAGCGGGCCCACTTCGACCTGTGGGCCGAGGGCTGGGAGAAGCGCAATCCGAAGGACGCCCGGTGA
- a CDS encoding EI24 domain-containing protein, producing the protein MRDLGVGFGYLLKGQRWVTRHGRRYGFGLLPGLITLVLYAAALVALAVWGEDAVAWATPFADDWSSPWQGLFRGFLTAVLFALGLLLAVLTFTAVTLLVGQPFYESLSEQVDADVSPDGTAPESGLPLWRELWISARDSLRVLVRAGLWGVLLFALGFLPFVGQTVVPVIGFFVTGFFLTEELAAVALQRRDVDLRARLALLRSRKTLVWGFGTPLGLAFLVPFVAVFLMPGAVAGATLLARDLLGEETTDADAPGGRPDTEDVTS; encoded by the coding sequence ATGCGCGATCTCGGGGTGGGTTTCGGTTATCTGCTGAAGGGCCAGCGGTGGGTGACCCGGCACGGGCGCCGGTACGGCTTCGGCCTGCTGCCCGGCCTGATCACACTGGTGCTGTACGCCGCCGCGCTGGTCGCGCTGGCCGTCTGGGGCGAGGACGCCGTCGCCTGGGCCACCCCGTTCGCCGACGACTGGTCCAGCCCTTGGCAGGGCCTGTTCCGCGGCTTCCTGACGGCCGTCCTGTTCGCGCTCGGCCTGCTGCTGGCCGTGCTCACCTTCACGGCCGTCACCCTGCTGGTCGGCCAGCCCTTCTACGAGTCCCTCTCCGAGCAGGTCGACGCCGACGTCTCGCCCGACGGCACCGCCCCCGAGTCCGGCCTGCCGCTCTGGCGCGAACTGTGGATCTCCGCCCGGGACAGCCTGCGGGTCCTGGTCCGGGCCGGACTGTGGGGCGTGCTGCTCTTCGCCCTCGGCTTCCTGCCGTTCGTCGGGCAGACCGTCGTCCCCGTGATCGGCTTCTTCGTCACCGGCTTCTTCCTCACCGAGGAACTCGCCGCCGTCGCCCTCCAGCGCAGGGACGTCGACCTGCGCGCCCGGCTCGCCCTGCTGCGCTCCCGCAAGACGCTGGTCTGGGGGTTCGGCACCCCCCTCGGCCTGGCCTTCCTGGTCCCGTTCGTCGCGGTGTTCCTGATGCCGGGCGCGGTCGCGGGCGCCACGCTGCTCGCCCGTGACCTGCTCGGCGAGGAGACCACCGACGCCGACGCCCCCGGCGGGCGGCCCGACACGGAGGACGTCACCTCCTGA
- a CDS encoding DUF3145 domain-containing protein: MTTRGVLYVHSAPRALCPHVEWAIAGVLGTRVSLDWIRQPASPGTWRSEFSWQGQAGTASKLASALRGWHLLRFEVTAEPCPTAEGERYSCTPDLGIFHAVTGLHGDILIPEDRLRAALTRSQRGESDLEAEIAKLLGKPWDDELEPFRYAGEGAPVRWLHQVV, translated from the coding sequence GTGACGACACGTGGAGTTCTGTACGTGCACTCCGCGCCGCGCGCGCTCTGCCCGCACGTCGAGTGGGCCATCGCCGGGGTGCTCGGCACGCGCGTCAGCCTCGACTGGATCCGGCAGCCCGCGTCCCCCGGCACCTGGCGCTCGGAGTTCTCCTGGCAGGGCCAGGCCGGCACGGCCTCCAAGCTCGCGTCCGCGCTGCGCGGCTGGCACCTGCTGCGGTTCGAGGTCACCGCCGAACCCTGCCCGACCGCCGAGGGCGAGCGCTACAGCTGCACCCCCGACCTCGGCATCTTCCACGCCGTCACCGGCCTCCACGGCGACATCCTGATCCCCGAGGACCGCCTGCGCGCCGCCCTGACCCGCTCCCAGCGCGGCGAGAGCGACCTGGAGGCCGAGATCGCCAAACTCCTCGGCAAGCCCTGGGACGACGAACTGGAGCCGTTCCGGTACGCGGGCGAGGGCGCCCCGGTCCGCTGGCTGCACCAGGTGGTGTAG
- a CDS encoding SGNH/GDSL hydrolase family protein encodes MRKRSHRVRAAFAVVAATVLGVAGCQGGDGSPAAEGTKARAARPPLWDTSPDSIAAVGDSITRGFDACTVLSDCPEASWATGSDAAVESLAVRLLGVAGAAERSWNYAVTGARMADLPGQMAQAVARRPELVTVMAGGNDACRTTASAMTPVAEFRAGFEEAMRTLRSALPKTQVYVSSVPNLMRLWSEGRTNVLGRQVWKLGICPSMLGDADDLTSAATLRRESVQRRVVEYNKVLREVCAKDRRCRFDGGAVYDFRFGTDQLSHWDWFHPSKDGQARLAEIAYRKVTAKSP; translated from the coding sequence ATGCGGAAGCGAAGCCACCGTGTGCGAGCCGCTTTCGCCGTCGTGGCGGCCACGGTGCTGGGGGTCGCCGGATGCCAGGGCGGGGACGGTTCGCCGGCGGCGGAGGGCACGAAGGCGCGCGCGGCCCGGCCCCCGCTGTGGGACACCAGCCCGGACTCGATCGCGGCGGTGGGCGATTCCATCACCCGCGGCTTCGACGCGTGCACGGTGCTGTCGGACTGTCCGGAGGCGTCCTGGGCGACGGGCAGCGACGCGGCGGTGGAGAGTCTGGCGGTGCGGCTGCTGGGGGTCGCGGGAGCGGCGGAGCGCAGCTGGAACTACGCGGTGACCGGGGCCCGGATGGCGGACCTGCCGGGGCAGATGGCGCAGGCGGTGGCCCGCCGCCCGGAGTTGGTGACGGTGATGGCCGGCGGGAACGACGCCTGCCGGACCACGGCGTCGGCGATGACGCCGGTGGCCGAGTTCCGCGCGGGCTTCGAGGAGGCGATGCGCACGCTGCGCTCGGCGCTGCCGAAGACGCAGGTGTACGTGTCGAGCGTGCCGAACCTGATGCGGCTGTGGTCCGAGGGCCGGACGAACGTGCTGGGCAGGCAGGTGTGGAAGCTGGGCATCTGCCCGTCGATGCTGGGCGACGCGGACGATCTGACCAGCGCGGCGACGCTGCGCCGGGAATCCGTGCAGCGGCGGGTGGTGGAGTACAACAAGGTGCTCCGGGAGGTCTGCGCGAAGGACCGCCGCTGCCGCTTCGACGGGGGCGCGGTGTACGACTTCCGCTTCGGCACGGACCAGCTGAGCCACTGGGACTGGTTCCACCCCAGCAAGGACGGGCAGGCCCGGCTCGCGGAGATCGCGTACCGGAAGGTCACCGCGAAGAGCCCGTGA
- a CDS encoding beta-glucosidase — protein sequence MTGPEPTPAEEAREAVVAAALHALDLDAKTRLLAGQDMWSLPALPGIGLASLVMSDGPVGVRGVRWSADDPSVALPSPTALAAAWDPELARRAGVLLAQEARRKGVHVLLAPTVNLHRSPLGGRHFECYSEDPYLTGVIGGGYVRGVQSGGVGATVKHFVANDAETDRFTVDNLVSERALRELYLAPFEAIVRGARPWGVMTAYNSVNGTTMTEHHHLVEEVLRGEWGFDGVNVSDWTAARDTVGAANGGLDIAMPGPRTVYGPALARAVRDGEVAEATVDAAVRRVLRLAARVGALAGAEPAVTEPPAPVDGAALAREIARRSFVLVRNERRVLPLKPGGTVALIGAAARDARVLGGGSATVFPARTVSPLDGLTAALPAGTLTYDVGADPVTEPALNDPGFTVRAVCRNAAGEVIGTRSVPGAAIQWMGTDLPEGVTHDTLDTVELTGTYTPRESGRHTFAVKGTGAFTLTVGGTTYYDDVQRPSPDDPFDAFFGAPVPRAEAELTAGEPVEVSLTHAVRLPEDLPMKAVAFALAHCGPPRDPDELIAEAAEAARNADTAVVVVATTERVESEGFDRRDLRLPGRQDDLVHAVAAANPDTVVVVNSGSPVELPWRDEVAAILLTWFPGQEGGTALADVLTGTHEPGGRLPTTWGTLADAPVTQVVPVNGELPYSEDLFIGYRAWDRAGRTPTYPFGHGLGYTDWAYESLETDGTTVRVRVRNTGERPGREVIQLYLSPSGPAPGRPARRLAAFASVEAGPGESAEATIELPRRAFEVWDDTTKTWACVKGSYEISAGRSITDRRLTAPINV from the coding sequence ATGACGGGACCGGAGCCCACCCCCGCCGAGGAGGCCCGCGAGGCCGTCGTGGCGGCTGCCCTGCACGCGCTCGACCTCGACGCCAAGACCCGGCTGCTGGCCGGGCAGGACATGTGGAGCCTGCCCGCGCTGCCCGGAATCGGCCTGGCGTCCCTGGTGATGTCGGACGGCCCGGTCGGCGTCCGGGGCGTGCGCTGGAGTGCCGACGACCCCTCCGTGGCCCTGCCCTCGCCGACCGCGCTCGCCGCCGCCTGGGACCCGGAACTCGCCCGCCGCGCCGGGGTGCTGCTCGCCCAGGAGGCCCGCCGCAAGGGCGTCCACGTCCTGCTCGCTCCGACCGTCAACCTGCACCGCTCCCCGCTCGGCGGCCGTCACTTCGAGTGCTACAGCGAGGACCCGTACCTGACCGGGGTGATCGGCGGCGGGTATGTGCGCGGCGTCCAGTCCGGCGGGGTCGGCGCCACCGTCAAGCACTTCGTCGCCAACGACGCCGAGACCGACCGGTTCACGGTGGACAACCTGGTCTCCGAACGCGCCCTGCGCGAGCTGTACCTGGCGCCCTTCGAGGCCATCGTGCGCGGCGCCCGCCCGTGGGGCGTCATGACCGCCTACAACTCGGTCAACGGCACGACGATGACCGAGCACCACCACCTCGTCGAGGAAGTCCTGCGCGGCGAATGGGGCTTCGACGGCGTCAACGTCTCCGACTGGACGGCCGCCCGGGACACGGTGGGCGCCGCGAACGGCGGCCTGGACATCGCCATGCCCGGCCCGCGGACCGTCTACGGCCCCGCCCTCGCCCGGGCCGTACGGGACGGCGAGGTCGCCGAGGCCACGGTCGACGCCGCCGTTCGCCGGGTGCTGCGCCTCGCCGCCCGCGTCGGCGCCCTGGCCGGCGCCGAACCGGCCGTCACCGAACCGCCCGCGCCGGTCGACGGCGCGGCCCTGGCCCGGGAGATCGCCCGCCGCTCCTTCGTCCTGGTCCGCAACGAAAGGCGCGTCCTGCCGCTGAAGCCGGGCGGCACCGTGGCCCTGATCGGCGCCGCCGCCCGCGACGCCCGCGTCCTCGGCGGCGGCTCCGCCACCGTCTTCCCGGCCCGCACCGTCTCCCCGCTCGACGGCCTCACCGCCGCCCTCCCCGCCGGCACCCTGACGTACGACGTCGGCGCCGACCCGGTCACCGAACCGGCCCTGAACGACCCGGGGTTCACCGTGCGGGCGGTCTGCCGGAACGCGGCCGGCGAGGTCATCGGCACCCGCTCCGTCCCCGGCGCGGCCATCCAGTGGATGGGCACCGACCTCCCCGAGGGCGTCACCCACGACACCCTGGACACCGTCGAACTGACCGGCACCTACACCCCCCGCGAGTCGGGCCGGCACACCTTCGCGGTCAAGGGCACGGGCGCCTTCACGCTCACCGTCGGCGGGACGACGTACTACGACGACGTCCAGCGCCCGAGTCCCGACGACCCCTTCGACGCCTTCTTCGGCGCCCCCGTGCCACGCGCCGAAGCCGAACTCACCGCGGGCGAACCGGTCGAGGTCTCCCTCACCCACGCCGTCCGCCTCCCCGAGGACCTCCCGATGAAGGCCGTCGCCTTCGCGCTCGCCCACTGCGGCCCGCCGCGCGACCCGGACGAGCTGATCGCCGAGGCCGCCGAGGCCGCCCGGAACGCGGACACCGCCGTGGTCGTGGTCGCCACCACCGAGCGGGTGGAGTCCGAGGGCTTCGACCGCCGGGACCTGAGGCTCCCCGGCCGCCAGGACGACCTGGTGCACGCGGTCGCCGCCGCCAACCCGGACACCGTCGTGGTCGTCAACTCCGGCTCCCCGGTGGAACTTCCCTGGCGGGACGAGGTCGCCGCGATTCTGCTCACCTGGTTCCCCGGCCAGGAGGGCGGCACCGCCCTCGCCGACGTCCTCACCGGCACCCACGAGCCCGGCGGCCGGCTCCCCACCACCTGGGGCACCCTCGCCGACGCCCCGGTCACCCAGGTCGTCCCGGTGAACGGCGAACTGCCCTACAGCGAGGACCTGTTCATCGGCTACCGCGCCTGGGACCGGGCCGGCCGCACCCCCACCTACCCCTTCGGCCACGGCCTCGGCTACACCGACTGGGCCTACGAGTCGCTGGAGACCGACGGCACCACCGTCCGCGTCCGGGTCCGCAACACCGGCGAACGGCCGGGCCGGGAGGTGATCCAGCTCTACCTCTCCCCGTCCGGGCCCGCCCCCGGCCGCCCGGCCCGCCGCCTGGCCGCCTTCGCCTCCGTCGAGGCCGGCCCCGGCGAGAGCGCCGAGGCCACCATCGAACTGCCCCGCCGCGCCTTCGAGGTGTGGGACGACACGACGAAGACGTGGGCGTGTGTGAAGGGTTCGTACGAGATCTCCGCCGGCCGCTCGATCACCGACCGCCGGCTCACGGCACCGATTAACGTCTGA
- a CDS encoding NADP-dependent oxidoreductase: MINREWHLLSRPVGWPKPEDFALVESPVPAPGEGQVLVRNKYLSVDPYMRGRMSAAKSYVAPFELGKVMQGGAVGEVIESKAEGIEAGDHVLHFFGWREYAVVDAKNAVKVGTEDVPLSAYLGVLGMTGLTAYAGLLRTASFKEGDSVFVSGAAGAVGSQVGQIAKLKGASRVIGSAGSDEKVELLVNEYGFDAAFNYKKGPVAEQLRQAAPDGIDVYFDNVGGDHLEAAIGSLNQGGRIAICGMISVYNNTEPAPGPTNLARLIQTRGRIEGFLVGDHYDLQPQFVQEVGPWVASGALKYRETVVEGVENTLEAFLGILRGDNIGKMVVKL; this comes from the coding sequence ATGATCAACCGCGAGTGGCACCTCCTCAGCCGTCCCGTCGGCTGGCCGAAGCCCGAGGACTTCGCGCTCGTCGAGTCACCCGTCCCGGCCCCGGGCGAGGGCCAGGTGCTGGTGCGGAACAAGTACCTCTCCGTCGACCCGTACATGCGCGGCCGGATGAGCGCCGCCAAGTCCTACGTCGCCCCCTTCGAGCTGGGCAAGGTCATGCAGGGCGGCGCGGTCGGCGAGGTGATCGAGTCCAAGGCCGAGGGCATCGAGGCCGGCGACCACGTCCTGCACTTCTTCGGCTGGCGCGAGTACGCGGTCGTGGACGCGAAGAACGCCGTCAAGGTCGGCACCGAGGACGTGCCGCTGTCGGCGTACCTCGGCGTCCTCGGCATGACCGGCCTGACCGCCTACGCCGGCCTGCTGCGCACCGCCTCCTTCAAGGAGGGCGACAGCGTATTCGTGTCCGGCGCGGCCGGTGCCGTGGGCAGCCAGGTGGGCCAGATCGCCAAGCTCAAGGGCGCCTCCCGGGTCATCGGCTCGGCCGGGTCCGACGAGAAGGTCGAGCTGCTGGTGAACGAGTACGGCTTCGACGCCGCGTTCAACTACAAGAAGGGCCCGGTCGCCGAGCAGCTGCGGCAGGCGGCGCCCGACGGCATCGACGTCTACTTCGACAACGTCGGCGGGGACCACCTGGAGGCGGCCATCGGCTCGCTCAACCAGGGCGGCCGGATCGCGATCTGCGGCATGATCTCGGTCTACAACAACACCGAGCCCGCGCCCGGCCCGACGAACCTGGCCCGGCTGATCCAGACCCGCGGCCGGATCGAGGGCTTCCTGGTCGGCGACCACTACGACCTCCAGCCGCAGTTCGTCCAGGAGGTCGGCCCGTGGGTGGCCTCGGGCGCGCTGAAGTACCGCGAGACCGTGGTCGAGGGCGTCGAGAACACCCTGGAGGCGTTCCTCGGCATCCTGCGCGGCGACAACATCGGCAAGATGGTCGTCAAGCTCTGA
- a CDS encoding organic hydroperoxide resistance protein: MPITQSDVLYTAVATAENGRDGRVATDDGKLDVVVNPPKEMGGSGAGTNPEQLFAAGYSACFQGALGVVARQEGADISGSTVTAKVGIGKNDDGFGIIVEISANIPNVDAATAKSLVEKAHQVCPYSKATRGNITVTLA, from the coding sequence ATGCCCATCACGCAGTCCGACGTCCTGTACACCGCCGTCGCCACCGCCGAGAACGGCCGTGACGGCCGGGTCGCCACCGACGACGGCAAGCTCGACGTGGTCGTCAACCCGCCCAAGGAGATGGGCGGCAGCGGCGCCGGCACCAACCCCGAGCAGCTGTTCGCCGCGGGCTACAGCGCCTGCTTCCAGGGGGCGCTGGGCGTCGTCGCCCGCCAGGAGGGCGCCGACATCTCCGGGTCGACGGTCACCGCCAAGGTCGGCATCGGCAAGAACGACGACGGCTTCGGGATCATCGTGGAGATCTCCGCGAACATCCCGAACGTCGACGCCGCGACCGCGAAGAGCCTGGTCGAGAAGGCGCACCAGGTGTGCCCGTACTCGAAGGCGACCCGGGGCAACATCACCGTGACGCTGGCCTGA